A window of Anomalospiza imberbis isolate Cuckoo-Finch-1a 21T00152 chromosome 4, ASM3175350v1, whole genome shotgun sequence contains these coding sequences:
- the MEPE gene encoding matrix extracellular phosphoglycoprotein, protein MQTSLVCLCLCLLSTALATPVPPPLPRRAAGNCVGQHRILLKSCNAKLGFYIFKYVYSFSTRRNQTQIKKEEADHQSVIPSHRLDKGNARQEPPVGSAGTAPEHSDNSSTEVIEYGIVFKPKNRSTPGISRDGPSPHPGTGTRARGSGGGMGPIPSSSEGSGDLDLVVEADDGVPILPQGEHPSEVVVGNRSSVRSEDKDDGAPRVVPVGGATIAGRGRAPTTRGAGGEGSGEATVSGQGQEGVKQGTGTGGIALSSVTEKMEDVLVDAAGVDEYAYVPDSDSVTITRGSLGSTDRANGFTQLSPGKDDEVNIFIGRANIHVGEQETTQAGVTVGRQNGSTPSVGSSSHLRRLDVTAAPSGDEDDSIPARRQPERLATTATPSRGDSVTSSFRDGRLTGEDEEGATTIGVDRGLVTPVPRRVTSGDITSPTVARIHRKDDDEVRGEGQKSKGKPDHVATTTPHYWGDMEAASTVPAKGASIRPAATEGDRTTPSVTASSHKAGTGTVLGRGGSGEVGTATSRPSRVEARPGAGMRVRPGGAGLDKTPRMGITPSPSGKPSGWASSEAQTSVGGYDGDAGGRSHATKAGASPAPQAGQDTGSVAAGTGRERGRGGESETAVPGTRSGRLPGHRGRRPGAGAPGTIATLGRSRQLDQVKRADELHVRERAFYSLGGAGGGPQGPYPGLGSADSSQSSEGDGDSHSESGQRGLQPSGWGSPAYPQGRWIQGPL, encoded by the exons ATGCAAACATCCCTCGtctgcctgtgcctgtgcctgctcagcacagccctcGCCACACCG GTGCCACCGCCGCTGCCTAGAAGAGCTGCTGGGAACTGTGTGGGACAACACCGG ATACTTCTGAAAAGCTGCAACGCCAAGCTTGGCTTCTACATTTTCAAATATGTCTACTCATTCTCAACGCGGAGGAACCAGACACAGATAAAG AAAGAAGAGGCCGACCACCAGAGCGTCATCCCCAGCCACCGGCTGGACAAGGGTAATGCCAGACAAGAGCCACCGGTTGGGTCAGCTGGGACGGCCCCAGAGCACAGTGacaacagcagcactgaagtGATCGAGTATGGGATTGTCTTCAAACCTAAAAACCGCAGCACCCCAGGCATCAGCAGGGATGGTCCCAGTCCTCACCCTGGCACTGGTACACGAGCGCGTGGCAGCGGTGGTGGCATGGGTCCCATCCCATCCAGCTCAGAGGGCAGCGGCGATCTGGATTTGGTGGTGGAAGCTGATGACGGTGTTCCCATTCTTCCTCAGGGTGAACACCCCAGTGAGGTTGTGGTGGGGAACAGGTCCAGTGTCAGGAGTGAGGATAAGGATGATGGTGCCCCCAGGGTGGTTCCGGTGGGGGGAGCCACGATTGCTGGGAGGGGGAGGGCCCCTACTACCAGAGGGGCAGGGGGTGAGGGCAGCGGGGAGGCCACTGTCTCTGGCCAAGGGCAGGAGGGTGTTAAGCAAGGTACAGGGACAGGAGGCATTGCTTTGTCCTCTGTCACTGAGAAGATGGAGGATGTCCTAGTGGATGCTGCAGGTGTGGATGAATATGCTTACGTCCCCGATTCAGACAGTGTCACTATCACCCGTGGGAGCCTGGGCAGCACAGACAGGGCCAACGGTTTCACCCAGTTATCTCCCGGCAAGGATGACGAGGTTAACATCTTCATTGGGAGGGCCAACATCCATGTGGGGGAGCAGGAAACCACCCAGGCTGGTGTCACAGTGGGTAGGCAGAATGGCAGCACCCCctctgtgggaagcagcagccacCTCCGCAGGCTGGACGTCACTGCGGCACCCAGTGGTGATGAAGACGACAGCATCCCTGCCCGCAGGCAGCCTGAAAGACTGGCCACCACAGCCACCCCAAGCCGCGGGGACAGCGTTACCAGCAGCTTCAGGGACGGCCGTCTCACTGGAGAGGATGAGGAAGGTGCCACCACCATTGGTGTTGATAGAGGACTGGTAACCCCTGTCCCCCGGAGAGTCACTAGTGGTGACATTACCAGCCCCACAGTGGCCAGAATCCATAGGAAAGATGATGACGAGGTGAGAGGAGAGGGGCAGAAGTCCAAGGGGAAGCCAGACCATGTGGCTACCACGACCCCCCACTACTGGGGTGACATGGAGGCCGCTAGTACTGTCCCAGCCAAGGGGGCCAGCATCCGCCCGGCCGCTACCGAGGGGGACCGCACCACCCCGTCGGTGACAGCCAGCAGCCACAAGGCAGGCACGGGCActgtgctgggcagaggagggagTGGGGAAGTGGGGACAGCCACCTCCAGACCCTCCCGTGTGGAAGCACGGCCCGGGGCAGGGATGAGGGTCCGTCcagggggagcagggctggacaaGACACCCAGGATGGGCATAACACCATCCCCAAGTGGGAAACCCAGCGGCTGGGCATCGAGCGAGGCCCAGACAAGTGTTGGTGGCTACGATGGCGATGCTGGGGGCAGGTCTCATGCCACCAAAGCAGGAGCCAGCCCCGCTCCACAGGCAGGGCAAGACACGGGCAGCGTGGCAGCAGGCacgggccgggagcgggggcgAGGCGGAGAGAGCGAGACAGCAGTGCCGGGGACCAGGAGCGGCCGCCTGCCCGGGCACCGTGGCAGGAGGCCGGGAGCTGGGGCTCCGGGCACCATCGCGACGCTGGGCCGCAGCCGGCAGCTGGACCAGGTGAAACGCGCTGACGAGCTCCACGTCCGCGAGCGGGCCTTTTACAGCCttggcggggcgggcggcggccccCAGGGCCCCTACCCCGGCCTCGGGAGCGCCGACAGCAGCCAGTCCTCCgagggggatggggacagccacaGCGAGAGTGGACAGAGGGGACTGCAGCCCTCGGGGTGGGGATCCCCAGCGTACCCCCAAGGCCGCTGGATCCAGGGGCCCCTCTGA